One segment of Erigeron canadensis isolate Cc75 chromosome 2, C_canadensis_v1, whole genome shotgun sequence DNA contains the following:
- the LOC122588511 gene encoding chlorophyllide a oxygenase, chloroplastic-like — MNAAIVGAVPFPLLSPSSNFKLKLKFTTSKSFKGRFVVFATSSSGEENGFEEDKKNSWSNLFDVEDPRSKLVPVERKFLDVNQALEVARFDLQYCDWRARQDLLTIMILHDKVVDVLNPLAREYKSIGTLKKDLAELQEELAQAHKQVHTSEARVSAALDKLAYMETLVNDKLLEDKNTVASDTTALSRATYTPSSETAESKAERKSIRVSGPVKPYHPRLKNFWYPVAFSSDLKDDTLIPIDCFEEPWVLFRGKDGQPGCIKNTCAHRACPLDLGTVNEGRVQCPYHGWEYSTDGKCEKMPSTKFVNVKIKSLPCIEKERMIWIWPGTEPASPSIPSLQPPPGFQIHAEIVMELPVEHGLLLDNLLDLAHAPFTHTTTFAKGWSVPSFVKFLTPETGLQGYWDPYPIDMEFKPPCIVLSTIGISKPGKLEGQSTKQCATHLHQLHVCLPSSRNKTRLLYRMSLDFAPILQHMPFMHVLWKHFAEKVLNEDLRLVLGQQERMINGANVWNWPVSYDKLGVRYRLWRNGVEKGVKQLPFSK, encoded by the exons ATGAATGCAGCCATTGTTGGTGCAGTTCCGTTCCCTCTTTTATCTCCTTCATCCAACTTCAAATTGAAACTCAAATTCACCACCTCAAAG AGTTTCAAAGGAAGATTTGTGGTGTTTGCCACATCAAGTAGTGGGGAGGAAAATGGATTTGAGGAGGATAAGAAAAATTCATGGAGCAACCTGTTTGATGTTGAGGATCCAAGGTCTAAATTAGTACCAGTTGAAAGAAAGTTTTTGGATGTTAATCAAGCACTTGAGGTGGCTAGATTTGATCTACAGTATTGTGACTGGCGTGCTCGACAAGATCTTCTTACAATCATGATTCTACATGACAAG GTTGTAGATGTTTTAAACCCTCTTGCACGCGAGTACAAATCCATTGGGACGTTGAAGAAGGATCTAGCAGAGTTGCAAGAAGAGCTTGCTCAAGCACATAAACAG GTACATACATCAGAAGCAAGGGTTAGTGCGGCTTTAGATAAGTTAGCATACATGGAAACCTTGGTCAATGACAAACTTTTGGAGGACAAAAACACGGTAGCATCAGACACCACGGCTTTATCTCGTGCTACTTATACTCCATCTTCTGAGACTGCTGAAAGTAAAGCCGAACGGAAAAGCATAAGGGTGTCTGGTCCAGTCAAACCGTACCATCCTCGTTTGAAAAACTTTTGGTACCCTGTGGCTTTCTCTAGTGACCTGAAGGATGACACATTG ATACCGATAGACTGCTTTGAAGAGCCTTGGGTGTTATTTCGTGGGAAAGATGGCCAACCAGGATGTATAAAGAACACATGTGCGCATAGAGCATGCCCCCTGGACTTGGGAACTGTGAATGAGGGTCGCGTGCAATGTCCCTACCATG GGTGGGAGTACTCTACAGATGGGAAATGTGAGAAAATGCCTTCAACAAAATTTGTCAATGTGAAGATAAAATCACTTCCGTGCATTGAAAAAGAACGAATGATATGGATCTGGCCTGGAACTGAACCTGCTTCACCTTCTATACCTTCACTACAACCACCGCCTGGATTCCAGATACATGCTGAG ATTGTCATGGAATTACCGGTGGAGCATGGACTACTTCTTGACAACCTTTTGGATCTTGCACATGCGCCTTTCACCCACACTACCACTTTTGCAAAGGGGTGGAGTGTTCCAAG TTTTGTAAAGTTTTTGACCCCTGAAACTGGGCTTCAAGGATACTGGGATCCATATCCAATCGATATGGAGTTTAAACCGCCTTGTATAGTTTTATCAACTATTGGGATTTCAAAACCTGGAAAACTGGAGGGTCAGAGCACCAAGCAGTGTGCAACACATCTACACCAACTACATGTGTGCCTACCATCATCAAGAAATAAGACAAGACTATTATACAGAATGTCACTTGATTTTGCACCCATTTTGCAACACATGCCTTTCATGCATGTCCTTTGGAAGCATTTTGCAGAAAAG GTTCTAAACGAGGATTTAAGGCTTGTGCTTGGCCAACAAGAAAGAATGATCAACGGGGCTAATGTTTGGAACTGGCCAGTATCATATGATAAGTTAGGAGTTAGGTACAGGTTGTGGAGAAATGGCGTCGAGAAAGGAGTAAAACAATTACCATTCAGCAAATGA
- the LOC122588469 gene encoding alpha-(1,4)-fucosyltransferase yields MLLNLKPINTITITMILTFSLIIFFCYILIDFPSATTSSTIPKIPISQLQSQSGSQTKSQHDPDPFQNLLGAYKNWDSQVGCVSYKELHVGLVKKSVNLSSLQVGDEHECRELKMNHVGVLIKGWTWIPDNLDNLYSCRCGLSCLWTKSNVLVDKPDALFYETTTPPSRRRIGDPLRVYMDLEAGRRKSGSEDIFISYHAKDDVQSTYAGGLFHNNRNYYLSPYKNNDTLVYWSSSRCLPQRNQLAKSILSLLPHHSFGKCLNNVGGLDMALSLYPECAKDPNASPKWWDHLHCAMSHYKFVLAIENTYTESYVTEKLFYALDSGAVPIYFGAPNVMDFVPPHSIIDGTKFKSMHELATYVKALANDPVAYAEYHAWRRCGVLGNYGYTRAASLDTLPCRLCEAISRRGGRDATS; encoded by the exons atgcTATTAAATTTGAAACCCATAAATACAATCACCATAACAATGATATTAACATTCTCACTAATCATCTTCTTTTGTTACATTCTTATAGATTTCCCATCAGCCACAACCAGCTCAACAATCCCAAAAATTCCCATAAGTCAATTACAGAGTCAATCCGGAAGTCAAACTAAAAGTCAACATGATCCAGACCCATTCCAGAACTTACTGGGGGCTTACAAGAATTGGGATTCCCAAGTGGGTTGTGTTAGTTATAAGGAATTACATGTGGGTTTGGtgaaaaaaagtgtaaatttatcaTCTTTACAAGTGGGTGATGAGCATGAATGTAGGGAGTTAAAGATGAATCATGTTGGTGTTTTGATCAAAGGGTGGACTTGGATTCCTGATAATttggataatttgtattcatgtAGATGTGGTTTGAGCTGTTTGTGGACTAAATCTAATGTTCTTGTTGATAAACCTGATGCCTTGTTTTATGAGACTACTACACCTCCATCTAGG AGACGCATTGGAGATCCACTTCGAGTGTACATGGATCTTGAGGCTGGCAGAAGAAAATCCGGTTCTGAAGACATTTTTATTAGTTATCATGCCAAAGATGATGTTCAGTCAACATATGCTGGAGGTCTCTTTCATAATAATCGTAATTATTATCTTTCTCCGTATAAGAACAAT GATACCCTCGTTTATTGGTCTTCATCACGTTGTCTTCCTCAAAGAAATCAGCTTGCCAAGAGCATACTCAGCTTGCTGCCTCATCATTCGTTTGGTAAATGTTTGAACAACGTAGGTGGTCTCGATATGGCACTTTCTCTCTATCCCGAGTGTGCTAAAGACCCGAATGCATCACCTAAATGGTGGGACCATCTACATTGTGCCATGTCTCACTACAAATTTGTTCTAGCAATTGAGAACACATATACGGAGAGCTATGTCACTGAGAAGTTATTTTACGCATTGGATTCTGGGGCAGTTCCTATTTATTTTGGTGCACCAAACGTGATGGATTTTGTGCCTCCACATTCGATTATTGATGGCACCAAGTTTAAGTCCATGCATGAACTAGCAACCTATGTTAAAGCACTTGCTAATGATCCCGTAGCTTATGCAGAGTATCATGCCTGGAGAAGGTGTGGTGTATTGGGCAACTATGGATATACACGGGCCGCAAGCTTAGACACATTGCCATGTCGGCTCTGTGAGGCCATTAGCCGAAGAGGTGGCAGAGATGCTACATCGTGA
- the LOC122588512 gene encoding TLC domain-containing protein 2, whose amino-acid sequence MDSNQHRPHNNKKKKNTNGAFLFFTATLIMWAVSISFEILFNKRTELLPLVFGFIFYQSANWVCRHFISRDPILVNTCVSLLHSTLTSASVVFILVKQLSSNDFDKVFEHSQLVKATWPWAYAALCISSGYFAYDQLDMLLYGLYSGLIPSILLHHFILLGCFTLALYRNVTINYLILTLICELHSIFLHVRKVRRMAGWRDSSSKFVKIEWFLNIGTFLFARFLSHVLITVKLLKDASKFEKGIELPLALFGMVGMNLLNIFLGMDLYKAFKRETNQPRAHKS is encoded by the exons ATGGATTCCAACCAACACCGTCCTCacaacaacaagaagaaaaagaacacAAATGGTGCCTTCTTGTTCTTCACGGCAACTCTTATCATGTGGGCTGTATCTATTTCCTTCGAAATTCTATTCAACAAACGCACAGAGCTCCTTCCTCTTGTTTTTGGCTTCATTTTTTACCAATCTGCCAATTGGGTTTGCCGTCATTTCATCTCCAGGGATCCTATTTTAGTCAACACTTGTGTCTCTCTCCTTCATTCTACTCTCACTTCTGCTTCAG TGGTGTTCATTTTGGTGAAGCAGTTGTCAAGTAATGATTTTGATAAGGTATTTGAGCATTCACAGCTAGTTAAAGCTACATGGCCATGGGCTTATGCAGCATTATGCATTTCAAGCGGCTATTTTGCGTATGATCAATTGGATATGCTGTTGTACGGATTATATAGTGGACTGATACCGTCTATCCTGTTACATCACTTTATACTACTTGGATGCTTTACTCTAGCACTTTACCGAAATGTCACCATCAACTACCTTATTCTGACTCTTATATGTGAG TTACATTCTATCTTTCTTCATGTAAGAAAAGTGAGACGGATGGCTGGCTGGCGTGACAGCAGTAGCAAGTTTGTGAAAATCGAGTGGTTCTTAAATATAGGCACCTTCTTATTTGCACGCTTCTTATCACATGTACTTATTACAGTTAAGCTACTCAAAGATGCATCTAAATTTGAGAAAGGTATAGAGCTCCCACTTGCTTTATTTGGTATGGTCGGGATGAATTTGCTCAACATTTTCCTTGGCATGGATCTCTACAAGGCGTTTAAGAGGGAGACAAATCAACCCCGTGCTCACAAATCTTAG
- the LOC122587442 gene encoding BTB/POZ domain-containing protein At1g21780 isoform X2 — MVDAKVETISRLAQWRIDNFSPFTYKRSEPFKIGIWNWQLSVEKNRYLYIRLFPEPSRLSKEQPPLAKFILRVTAAGSNRRPYVSPIHERLLRTSEDFVWPVDSTFHGRFIIDVEFLDLRICSGEEASSIWPNDGMLRSSASESILRCLSRMLHESIDADVTINTGDGTLKAHKAILSASSPVFHSMFLHNLQEKESSTIIIQDMSLESCTALLSYLYGTIKHEDFWKHRLALLGAANKYAITNLKDLCEESLLEDINSGNVLERLQEAWLYQLDKLKKGCLTYLFDFGKIYDLRDEINIFFRNAERELIQEMFQEVLTVWKLA, encoded by the exons ATGGTAGATGCAAAAGTAGAGACGATATCAAGGTTAGCTCAATGGAGAATCGACAATTTCAGTCCCTTTACTTACAAACGTTCCGAGCCTTTCAAAATTGGCATCTGGAATTG GCAGTTATCAGTTGAGAAGAATCGGTATCTCTACATTCGTCTGTTTCCAGAACCTTCCCGCCTTTCCAAAGAACAGCCTCCCCTTGCCAAATTCATCCTCCGTGTCACCGCCGCCGGCTCCAACCGCCGTCCTTACGTTTCCCCCA TTCATGAGAGACTTCTTCGGACAAGTGAAGACTTTGTCTGGCCTGTTGATTCTACTTTCCACGGCCGGTTCATAATTGATGTTGAGTTTCTGGACCTGCGAATTTGCTCG GGTGAAGAAGCTAGTTCAATATGGCCAAATGATGGAATGCTGCGATCATCAGCTAGTGAAAGCATACTTCGGTGTCTTTCTCGCATGCTTCACGAGTCAATTGATGCTGATGTTACAATTAACACAGGGGATGGAACTTTAAAAGCTCACAAGGCAATTTTATCTGCAAGCTCTCCAGTTTTTCATAGCATGTTTCTACACAACCTCCAAGAGAAAGAATCATCCACCATCATTATCCAAGACATGTCGCTTGAATCCTGCACAGCCCTTCTGTCTTACTTATATGGAACTATTAAACATGAAGATTTCTGGAAGCACCGCCTTGCTCTTTTAGGTGCTGCAAATAAGTATGCAATCACAAACTTAAAGGATTTgtgtgaagaaagcttgctggAAGATATAAACTCGGGTAATGTTCTTGAGAGGCTGCAAGAAGCCTGGCTTTACCAGCTTGATAAGTTGAAGAAAGGATGTTTGACTTATTTGTTTGACTTTGGGAAGATATACGATCTTAGAGATGAGATTAACATCTTCTTTAGGAATGCAGAGAGAGAACTAATACAGGAGATGTTTCAAGAGGTGCTTACGGTGTGGAAACTGGCTTAA
- the LOC122587442 gene encoding BTB/POZ domain-containing protein At1g21780 isoform X1 → MVDAKVETISRLAQWRIDNFSPFTYKRSEPFKIGIWNWQLSVEKNRYLYIRLFPEPSRLSKEQPPLAKFILRVTAAGSNRRPYVSPIHERLLRTSEDFVWPVDSTFHGRFIIDVEFLDLRICSVNGEEASSIWPNDGMLRSSASESILRCLSRMLHESIDADVTINTGDGTLKAHKAILSASSPVFHSMFLHNLQEKESSTIIIQDMSLESCTALLSYLYGTIKHEDFWKHRLALLGAANKYAITNLKDLCEESLLEDINSGNVLERLQEAWLYQLDKLKKGCLTYLFDFGKIYDLRDEINIFFRNAERELIQEMFQEVLTVWKLA, encoded by the exons ATGGTAGATGCAAAAGTAGAGACGATATCAAGGTTAGCTCAATGGAGAATCGACAATTTCAGTCCCTTTACTTACAAACGTTCCGAGCCTTTCAAAATTGGCATCTGGAATTG GCAGTTATCAGTTGAGAAGAATCGGTATCTCTACATTCGTCTGTTTCCAGAACCTTCCCGCCTTTCCAAAGAACAGCCTCCCCTTGCCAAATTCATCCTCCGTGTCACCGCCGCCGGCTCCAACCGCCGTCCTTACGTTTCCCCCA TTCATGAGAGACTTCTTCGGACAAGTGAAGACTTTGTCTGGCCTGTTGATTCTACTTTCCACGGCCGGTTCATAATTGATGTTGAGTTTCTGGACCTGCGAATTTGCTCGGTAAAT GGTGAAGAAGCTAGTTCAATATGGCCAAATGATGGAATGCTGCGATCATCAGCTAGTGAAAGCATACTTCGGTGTCTTTCTCGCATGCTTCACGAGTCAATTGATGCTGATGTTACAATTAACACAGGGGATGGAACTTTAAAAGCTCACAAGGCAATTTTATCTGCAAGCTCTCCAGTTTTTCATAGCATGTTTCTACACAACCTCCAAGAGAAAGAATCATCCACCATCATTATCCAAGACATGTCGCTTGAATCCTGCACAGCCCTTCTGTCTTACTTATATGGAACTATTAAACATGAAGATTTCTGGAAGCACCGCCTTGCTCTTTTAGGTGCTGCAAATAAGTATGCAATCACAAACTTAAAGGATTTgtgtgaagaaagcttgctggAAGATATAAACTCGGGTAATGTTCTTGAGAGGCTGCAAGAAGCCTGGCTTTACCAGCTTGATAAGTTGAAGAAAGGATGTTTGACTTATTTGTTTGACTTTGGGAAGATATACGATCTTAGAGATGAGATTAACATCTTCTTTAGGAATGCAGAGAGAGAACTAATACAGGAGATGTTTCAAGAGGTGCTTACGGTGTGGAAACTGGCTTAA